Proteins encoded by one window of Winogradskyella sp. PG-2:
- a CDS encoding ABC transporter permease, whose translation MNHLPLIIKREYLTKVKNKSFIVMTFLSPLIMIALIAVVSYLAQLNNDKLRTISVLDESGYLDKVFLNTQNTNYTILNGLNVEDAVTLVKEKEDYGLLHISKVDSLDAFTDNVKFYSEESPSITIMASLERKIEKRLRDMKLQKDGVTLAQIEASKTSIDIAQESFEGEKSSKIDNIVKLAFGGIAGYLLFMFIIIYGNMIMRSVIEEKTSRIIEIIISSVKPIQLMMGKIIGTSLAGVTQFAIWVILGGVLMTVVSMIFGIDIAQTSAQQQQEIMNQAMEADKMQTIVENGLTAINNLPLANLVVAFIFFFIGGYLLYSSLYAAIGAAVDNETDTQQFMLPILMPLILAVYVGVFTVIDDPHGTVSTVFSFIPFTSPVVMLMRIPFGVPLWQQGLSLLLLIGTFMFAVWFAAKIYRVGILMYGKKPTYKELFKWLKY comes from the coding sequence ATGAATCATTTACCGCTCATTATAAAAAGAGAATACCTTACAAAGGTTAAGAACAAGTCTTTCATTGTAATGACTTTTTTGAGTCCATTAATTATGATTGCACTTATTGCTGTGGTATCATATTTGGCTCAACTTAATAATGATAAACTTCGAACCATTTCTGTTTTAGATGAATCTGGATATTTAGATAAAGTATTTTTAAATACTCAAAATACAAATTATACGATTTTAAACGGATTGAATGTAGAAGATGCCGTAACTTTAGTTAAAGAGAAAGAAGATTATGGACTATTGCATATTTCTAAAGTAGATTCTTTAGATGCTTTTACCGATAATGTAAAGTTTTATTCTGAAGAGTCTCCATCTATAACTATAATGGCAAGTTTAGAACGAAAGATAGAAAAGCGCTTGCGAGATATGAAACTTCAGAAAGATGGTGTAACGCTCGCGCAGATTGAAGCTTCTAAAACAAGTATAGATATTGCTCAAGAGAGCTTCGAAGGAGAAAAAAGTTCTAAAATAGATAATATTGTTAAGCTAGCTTTTGGTGGTATTGCTGGTTACTTATTGTTTATGTTCATTATTATTTATGGAAATATGATAATGCGAAGTGTTATCGAGGAAAAAACAAGTCGAATTATTGAAATAATTATTTCTTCTGTAAAACCGATTCAATTAATGATGGGTAAAATTATAGGAACTTCATTAGCTGGAGTGACACAGTTTGCTATTTGGGTAATCTTAGGAGGTGTACTCATGACAGTTGTGTCCATGATTTTTGGTATTGATATAGCGCAAACATCGGCACAGCAACAACAAGAGATAATGAACCAAGCCATGGAAGCTGACAAAATGCAGACTATAGTTGAAAATGGCCTCACAGCAATAAATAATTTGCCTCTAGCTAATTTAGTTGTAGCATTTATATTTTTCTTTATTGGTGGCTATTTGTTATATAGTTCATTGTACGCAGCTATTGGTGCAGCTGTTGATAACGAAACTGATACTCAGCAATTTATGTTGCCTATTTTAATGCCTTTGATCTTGGCTGTTTATGTAGGTGTATTTACAGTAATTGATGATCCTCATGGTACTGTGTCAACGGTATTTTCATTTATTCCATTTACGTCGCCAGTAGTAATGTTAATGCGTATTCCTTTTGGTGTACCATTATGGCAACAAGGGCTTTCTTTATTACTACTAATTGGTACTTTTATGTTCGCTGTTTGGTTTGCAGCAAAAATTTATCGTGTAGGTATATTAATGTATGGTAAAAAGCCTACTTATAAGGAATTATTTAAATGGCTGAAGTATTAA
- a CDS encoding ABC transporter ATP-binding protein gives MNDLLVANSVSKNFGNFRALNKVSIAVPKGSIFGLLGPNGAGKTTLIRIINQITMPDEGSVLLDGQALKPEHIRDIGYLPEERGLYKSMKVGEQCLYLAQLKGLSKSEAKSRLKYWFDKLEIGDWWNKKIQELSKGQAQKIQFVVTVLHKPKLLIFDEPFSGFDPINANLIKDEILQLRDEGATVIFSTHRMESVEELCDHIALIHKSNKVLDGKLNDIKRQYRTNTFEVGLESANKDRVLSEIQNTFEVFPATFKNLNDDIKLNIRIDDNTSPNDLLSFLTAKAEVHHFVEVIPSASDIFIQTVKNN, from the coding sequence ATGAATGATTTATTAGTTGCTAATTCCGTGTCTAAGAATTTTGGAAATTTTAGAGCACTGAATAAAGTATCTATTGCTGTGCCAAAAGGTAGCATTTTTGGGCTTTTAGGTCCGAATGGTGCAGGTAAGACTACACTAATTCGTATTATTAATCAAATTACCATGCCAGATGAAGGTTCTGTACTTTTAGATGGACAGGCTCTAAAACCTGAACATATAAGAGATATAGGTTATTTGCCTGAAGAACGTGGATTATATAAATCAATGAAGGTTGGAGAACAATGTTTGTATTTGGCTCAACTCAAAGGGTTAAGTAAATCTGAAGCTAAAAGTAGACTAAAATATTGGTTCGACAAGTTAGAGATTGGTGATTGGTGGAATAAGAAAATTCAAGAGCTTAGTAAAGGTCAAGCTCAGAAGATTCAATTTGTGGTTACTGTATTGCATAAGCCTAAGCTATTAATTTTTGATGAACCTTTTTCGGGTTTTGATCCAATCAATGCTAATCTTATTAAAGATGAGATATTGCAATTGAGAGATGAAGGTGCGACAGTTATATTTTCAACCCACCGTATGGAATCTGTTGAAGAGCTTTGCGATCACATTGCATTGATTCATAAATCTAACAAAGTTTTAGATGGTAAACTGAATGATATTAAGCGTCAATATAGGACAAACACGTTTGAAGTTGGTTTAGAATCTGCTAATAAAGATAGGGTGCTTTCGGAAATTCAGAATACGTTTGAGGTATTTCCGGCTACTTTTAAAAATTTAAATGATGATATTAAGTTGAATATAAGAATAGATGATAATACGTCACCTAATGATTTACTCTCTTTTTTAACAGCCAAAGCCGAGGTGCACCATTTTGTAGAAGTTATTCCTTCTGCAAGTGATATTTTTATTCAAACTGTAAAAAATAACTAA